The Bacteroidales bacterium sequence CTCGGGAGTGAAACTCAGGGCCGATGCAAGCATCAATCAGAATGTGCTCGCCTATCTGATGACACCTGAGTCCGATGCTTTTCAATCCATGAAAACATGGAGGAGTATATTGGATACAAATTTCATTAAAGAATTTATTCACTTAAATATTTAATACTATGGGAACAGGACATTATTCATCCAGAACCTACGATGCAGTTACACGCTCACGCGGATATGCATCAAAAACGGCAGACCAGATTTTTGCCGATTCACTCAAAGATACAATGAATCCGGCGAAGTTCAAAAACGGCATACGCGAATGTCGTGATTCCGACGACCACCCTTATAGCGTCCCTATCATGGTATTTGTGGATGTTACGGGATCTATGGGAAGCATACCCCACCACCTGATACAAAACAAGTTCCCGGGTTTAATGGATACATTGATCAACCATGGGGTTTCCGACGCACAGATATGTTTCGGCGCCATCGGCGACCATATCTCCGATCGTGTTCCGTTGCAGGTGGGACAGTTTGAGCAGGAAACGACCAAACTGGTCGACAGCCTTGCCGATATTTATATCGAAGGATGCGGCGGTGGGCAGGCAATGGAATCATATCCGCTGGCATGGTATGTGGCTGCTTATCATACCTCGACCGATGCATTCGAAAAGCGTGGGTTGAAAGGTTTCCTGTTCACGATTGGCGACGAATCTTTTCACCAGAAGTACAGCGGACGTTTCATCCAGGAACTGATGGGATTCAAGGAGCCGACTGGAGACTTTACAGCACAGCAATTATATGCCGCAGCGTCCGAGAAGTACCATGTGTTTCATATCCATGTCGAAGACGGCAGTTATGAAACAGGACACATCGACAAGGAATGGCGCAAGCTACTTGGCGAACGCTTTCTGGTGCTGAACAACAGCGACAATGTGGCCGAACTGATAGGTACTACTGTTTCAGTGATCAACGGTGCCGATATGGCTGCCATCCTCGAAACATTCGACACGAAAACAGCTTCAACCATATCTAATGCGCTGGCAAAGATCGATACGCTGATGCCGAGAAAACTGGATAATGATGCATCGGTTATTGCATTGTAACAGAATGGAATATTATTAAAAAATACGGGAAGAAATGGGTAATGGTTGTTACTTCCTGCAATTCACAATGGCTAAAATGTTTTTTTGACTCAAAATCTCCTTGAAAGATGAATGCAGTATATGAAATTCGTCCTATATGTATCGAAGAATGGCTACCCGACAGATGTATGTCCATAAAGGAGCCGTTGGAAATACATAATTTAATTCCCCAACACGGTTGCCCTAACTTGTTATTTGACAAATCGCAAATCCGGGATAGGACCGGATTCGAAGCTTTTTACCATGATGTTTTGAATCGTTTTACCTGTTGTGGGTTTATCGCCTGGGAAAAGGACAGGATCATCGGTTATACGAATTTCTTTCCTCATGAAATAGCCCGGAAAATAAAATTTTATGGCTGGGGCGAAACGGAAGAAGAACAACCCGATACACTAATCCATCATTGCATTTCCATTGTCCGGAATCCGGATTACAGGCACATAGGGATCGGCAGCAGCTTAATACGGCATTCGTTGGAATGGGCTAAAACCAATCAATGGAGAAGGTATGAAGTCCATCATGTTTTGCCAGACATCGATAAAGGAACAGTAAGTGAACAAAAATCTGTATTGTCTTTCTGGAAGAAATTCGGATTTTCAATTATCGGGGAAGAAGAAGCAGACGAGAAGACCAGAAAATATTACGGAGTAAACAAAAGATATTCATTAGCATTGGATATCAATCATTCATAGAACATAAGTTTATAAAAATAATCATTAAAATGACCAGGGAACAAAGAATACAAAATGCGGAACAGACGCTTCGCATCATAGAAAAAGGTGATTATCCGGCCGGAGGCCGAACAATCGACATCAGCAACATTATCCGACAATCGGTGAACGATAGCGAGCTATTTTCACCCGAAACACTGGAGGAATACAGATCAAAAAGTTTTGACAAAAAATTCCGGACGACTATTGAAGTCCGTAATCAGACATCGATGGAAGCAGCAAGCGATTGTGTAAAGACAACTGGAAGAACAGGATGCCTGAATTTTGCTTCGGCAAAGAACCCTGGCGGAGGATTTCTCGGTGGAGCATTGGCCCAGGAAGAATGCCTGGCTTCGGCATCGTCGCTATATCCCGCACTGATCAAATTTCAGAAAGAAATGTACGAATACAACAAATCCCGACGGACATACCTGTATTCGGATTATATGATTTACAGCCCCGATGTCTGTTTCTTCAAAAACGACGATGGCGAATTGCTCGAAAATCCTTATCAAATAGATATTATCACCAGTCCGGCAGTCAACGTAGGCGCCATGTATCAGAACAATACAAGCGAGTTGCCGTTGGTTGAGAAAACTATGATGAAACGTACGGATAAACTTCTTTCCCTGTTTGCAAACAAAGGAGTGGAAACTCTGATCTTAGGTGCATGGGGATGCGGAGTATTCCGTAATGAACCGCAAAAGGTGGCCGGATATTTTGCGCATTATCTGGAAAAGGGTGGTAAATACGATGGCATATTCGGTAAGATCGTATTTGCGGTGTTTGACAGAAGTAAAAACCAGGAAAACATCAATGCATTTAAAGAAGTATTCCGCAACTAACCATAAAATGCTGCCGGGATCAGGTAAATCATAACAAAACAGGA is a genomic window containing:
- a CDS encoding GNAT family N-acetyltransferase, producing the protein MNAVYEIRPICIEEWLPDRCMSIKEPLEIHNLIPQHGCPNLLFDKSQIRDRTGFEAFYHDVLNRFTCCGFIAWEKDRIIGYTNFFPHEIARKIKFYGWGETEEEQPDTLIHHCISIVRNPDYRHIGIGSSLIRHSLEWAKTNQWRRYEVHHVLPDIDKGTVSEQKSVLSFWKKFGFSIIGEEEADEKTRKYYGVNKRYSLALDINHS
- a CDS encoding TIGR02452 family protein, giving the protein MTREQRIQNAEQTLRIIEKGDYPAGGRTIDISNIIRQSVNDSELFSPETLEEYRSKSFDKKFRTTIEVRNQTSMEAASDCVKTTGRTGCLNFASAKNPGGGFLGGALAQEECLASASSLYPALIKFQKEMYEYNKSRRTYLYSDYMIYSPDVCFFKNDDGELLENPYQIDIITSPAVNVGAMYQNNTSELPLVEKTMMKRTDKLLSLFANKGVETLILGAWGCGVFRNEPQKVAGYFAHYLEKGGKYDGIFGKIVFAVFDRSKNQENINAFKEVFRN